TGAGCAATGGAGCGCTTGGGGTCTGACACCAAGGGAATGTTCATGGGTCCCAGTCCTCCTTGTTTCCTGGGTGTATTGACCCTACAGCAAAAGGCACACACATTCATTCAAACTCCTGTGTAGCAAATATATTAACCGTACTTACACATCCCCCTTCCAACATTCCTGACCTCACTTCCCCCCAAAAACATCAAACTTGGGTATACTCAGATGCAACCCAAGCTGCTTCTCCTCTGCTGCCAggtaataagaaagcaaaaagaggAAGTCAGAGCCTTTACCCTCCTTCCATGAGAAGCCAGAAGCCAATACTAGAGAAACATTATTACCAAAGCCTCCATATCCCAGTTCATGCGTAGTTAAAAAGTCCATAtgcccctggctggcacagctcagtggattgagcacaggctgcaaaccaaagcatcacaggtttgattcccagtcaggccacggtccgcagcaaccatacattgatgtttctgggttgttgtttttttttctctctctccctccctccctaaaaataaataaataaaatcttaaaaaaaaaaaaaaaaaaaagtccatatgCCAAATGGACGGACAGCTTTACCATGCCAGGTGACAGAAGTGAGAATCCACAGAAGCACCAATCACTTGGCAGTTGAGTTTCTTAAATTCTTCCGCCCTATCACTGAAAGCAATGATCTCCGTGGGGCACACAAAGGTAAAATCAAGAGGGTAAAAGAAGAACACCAcatattttcctagaaaaaaaaccaaaagccCCAAATTAGCCTTTGAAACAGACATCCTTGCTTTATATAGAAAACTAAAGACATTTTCCCATAGAAAAGGAggacttttcttttaaagattttatttacttatctttagaggggaaggaaggaaaaaaaatagaggggaagaaacattgatgtgcaagacaaacatggatcagctgcttcccacatgcccccaacaggggacctggactgcaagccaggcacatgccctgacaggcaatcaaatcagcaacctttcgTTTGTatgatgacacccaacccactaagctacGCTAGTCAGGGCAGGAGGCCTTTTTAAGTTGATACCAGAGACAAATGTTAGATACCAAAACGCTCAAACATAAATGTCGCTTAGCCTCCTAGCAGCTACTTTCAGAATCTCTTGCAGCAGGAGGCACTGCATGTAAAAAAGTTCCTCCCAGtagatgctttatttttctgtctccataTTAGCTGCCAATTAGAGAACAAACACTGTTCGGTCTAATTTTGATCTTCTCTGGGTAGTTAAAATGAGCAGACACCAAGTTCTCcaatgaagaaaagcaaaaatgcagTTATCTACTGGACAGCCCAATGCCAATGCTTACAATCAGTGCCTAATAAAAGCTGAGATGCTGGATTCTCTGCTGCAGGACAGTGAGAGACCAAAAAGAGACGGAATGGGTACTTCCGTCAGAGCCTTTGCACTTCTTTCACAATGAACACAGTCATGGAACGGAAAGGTTTAAGTGATCACCTAAATCACCACAAACGTGTCCATAACAAGCCTGACAGAAAAATTTTATATGacaggcctggctggtatggatcagtggatttagagtggattgagtgctggactaagaagcaaagggtcgctggttcaatgccagtcagagcacatgcctgggttgcaggccaggtcctcagtaggtggcgcatgagaggcaaccacacattgatgtttccctctctttctccctcccttctcctcgctctaaatataaatcatttttttaatgtaggtatCAAAATTAAGAGAATAATGTTAtgttcaattaatttaaaaaagaaaaattttatatggCAAACATTCCAAAAATCCTGATAGAAAACAGgatttctttttggaattttacTGAAGTTACTCAGATGACCAATTGAGTAGATCTTGAACTGACCAGGTATAGCCTCTCACACATCATGGGCTGAGCTATTAGAACAAATACTCCCAAAAAGCAGCTATGTTTGAGAGTCAAAAAAAAGTTGCTCCTTTGACATTCACTTTGAAAATCAGAATCATTAGAAACTCCTCCAAACAACCTCTCCAGGGAACTGCCTAACAAGCAGCTTCAAAGAGGGCAGAAAGCCCTGGCCAACATAGGTCAGTTCATTGGGCATCTTCCCATGAAGTGAAAGGTTCCTGGTTTGATACCCAGTTACAGCGCATgcttgtgttgcaggccaggtccccaggtgggggcatgcaagaggcaactgatccacgTTTCCcttcacacatggatgtttctattcctctctttctccctccctcccctctccttaaaaataaatagacaaaatcttaaaaaaaaaaaaaaaaaaaaaaaaaagagggaaggaagcatCTCTTCCTAAACATCCTGCCTTTACTTTCAGGACAGGGTCAACTCCCTATGATCCTACTTACCATGTTTGCCAGAAGCATCCCCCCATAGGGTCCCACTAACCTGTTCTCATTCCAACCAACAAGTGTAATGTGCCAGGAACCCTAGTCACATGTTCTACCCAAAAGCTGACTCCAAGGACTGATTACTATATATCACTAAAAAAAAGGCATACTTGTCACCTGACTTTTAAGTTTGTATTAAAAGGAATCTagtcttacaaaaaaaaaaaaaaaggaatctagtCTTAATTATCCCAGAAGACCCAGCTGCTCCCAACTGTGAGGTAAATGAGAGCCTTATTAGAACTTGACATGTGTCTGCATGAAGCTGTAACAAAAAGGAGAGCTGTTGTTCCAATTGTGACACCAACTCTCCCCTGGGGGAAAAACAATCAAGGAAATGTGCCTAAACACTCTAATAATACAGTAGCTATGACACATATTTCATAAACCCAACAAGCAGTGTCACAGCTCCAAACATGAGCTGTGAGACTATAAACTGTTGAAGACCTCTTATAATGGGATAATGAGACAGATAATGAGACTATCTCCAATAAGACAATTGAGGAGTACTGAGAAGATAACTGAGCTACTATGTTCAGGCATAATGAAGCATGTGCTTTCTTCGGAATAGTCTAGAATAACTACCCTGTAATAACTTGATAATCACCACTTGGCACCCGAAACACCTTGACCTAGGAGACATAAATCATTTTACAACCaaacatacaaaaatacaaaaatcaaacaaGCCATCCCTAAATAGCAAAATAATTGCATTTCAATGAACCTAATGTAACTGCTCTTACCTTTGTAGTCAGAGAGGCTGATATCTTTGAACTGACCATCTGGCATAACAGCTGTAGCTTTGAAGTTGGGGGCAGGGTGCCCAATTTTAGCATTTCCTGAAGACATCTTGCTATCAgctagaaaagataaaaagaggaaataaatttgaGACAAGTCTTCTTTCTCTAGCTAACCAGCACCCTTCATCTACTTAGACTTAGCTGTAGTACAATAAAGGATTCGTCTGGTGGCCTGGAATAAATACATTAACTTACATTACAATAGGAGGAAGCATAAGCTTAGCTTTCCAACTTTTGAAACAAAAGCAGATACCACACATCTCTGAATATTAGCTCTTGTTTGCATTTAAAAACAGCAATTTCTTTATAGCCTTGACCTGAAGGCTCAGATGGTTGGGCCTAGTTCCACAAAACGTAACGTATCGTATCTACAGTTCCattacctgggttgcgggttctgtcccaggtcagagcacagagagaagcaactgatcccgtgtctctctcacactaatgtttctctccctctttctccctcccttcccttctctctaaaaataaatgaataataaaaacagcaatttCTTTACAAATTGAAGTAACTCTATTACATTTTCTGAGCTGTCATTTGTGCAATGGCAATTTCCTCTAAATTTTCATTATGCAGAAGCGGAGAGGGGACTCTCAAACCTGAACCCAAAGGCACAACGACAGAGTGCCTGACTCCCAAAAGCAGGTAATGCTGCCCTTTCCCTGGACTGTGCTTCCATCTATCTTCATAACCTGGGAAGCACATACCTAAAGCCAACCTGCTCAATTTCAAAACTTTAGTTGTCATGTTTAAGCCCTAGAAGTCCTCCCAAAAATGATAAATGGGTTTATGACCTCAGAACCAAGATCCTGGGGCAGTAAGtacaaaaatcaatttattgCTAAAATGCAATGTTACACTGGATTCACCCAAATCAACACCAAGGAGTTAAGATTTAGACTCAGTAAACCATCGGTCTGAAAGCCTCAAGAGGCTAATTTTCAAGTGCCGAAGTTTTTAGTTCATACTACCACAACCGAAAAAAATGTTGAGTGAGCACTGAACATCTCAAACTTTCTGCTGCTTAATATcttgaataacaacaaaaaaacgcACCAGCAAAGGGACGTGGCAACTTGGCAAGCAAATACAGGGTGTGACCCTAACATAAATGGCCTCGTCCGGACAGGCTTTTCCAGGGGGCCCCTACCTGCGCTAAATAAAGACCCACCAATCGGAGAAAGCCTGCGGGACTTCCAGCCCATTGGGCCTTTTCAGGAGATCTGACCGCGAAACCTCCCTGGCGAAAACCACGCCCCCAAGCCCCACTTAAGGTCCCGCCGCTCCCATCCACCACTTCAACCAGAGCACTTAGGAAATCACCCGCGGAACCGAAGTCTTTAACGAGGGCATTTGGGATCACCACAACCCCCATTCcgcaaatagaaaaataagggCGAGGAAGGCAATCTTAATATCCGAAGCTTCACAGGTAGTAACGGCCCAAGACTGGATACAGCCTTAACCCCTAAACATTACGACCTCCCGTCAGTCCATTCTAGAAGCTTCTCGAGCATCCCGGCAGGAAACTAATCGAAGGGACCCACTACCACCAGCCTGCTCTTCCAAGCCAATCAGCGCCTTCTGCCTGGGTGGCCGGGGGAAGCTCCAGCCAACCTTAGCCTCAAGGTTCACCCGGGACCCACAGCAGGGGTCCATGTGAAGGTGCGCGAACCGCCTGACCACTCTCACTCAGTAGGCCGCGCCAGGCCACCTCCCCAGTCACAGCAATCCCAGCTGTGGCGGGCGCGCCAAGGGAAGGAGTAAAAGGCGACCAGCGGGACAGGGAGCGCTCCGCTCCCGGAGGCCTCCGTTCCCAGAGGCCGCGCTGCCCACACACTCACCGGCTCTGAAAGACAAACCCCACACGAAGCACGTCAGGAAGCAGACTCAGAAAGCGTGTGCAAGTACGCGGCACTACTTTTATAGCCTGTTGTACTCTCGCGAGACTCAGAAAGGGTCAGAGtactgaaggagaagagaggagggggatCTGGCCAGAGCCCCGCCCAGATCCTTTGCACCCAACCGGAATGACTCAGCGCTTTATCTTCCCTCTGTAGGGGCGGGATCGGGTGCCCGAAGTGCAAATCCCCCCCTTCTCGCAGCCTGAGGCTGGGGTCGGAAAGTGAGGCATACACTTTTGATAGACTCTAATCCCTAACGCCTCAGTTATGCAGGATCTCTTCAGGACCTGGACGGTGGTGCGTGCCTTGCCCTTAAAGCCCAAACCAGGCTAGGGATCTCGCTACTGCTCACCTAAGACCACATTTAACCACACCAAGCCCTGTGAACTAACCAAATAATGCGCCCCCCTTTCGGGGGTGTCCTCACGTCTTCTGCCTCAGTGCTGACCCTCAGTTCCTCTAAGTGTCTGCATAGACAGCCTCCTTCATTGTTCCAATTACTGGATTGCTGCTTTCCATCCCCCATCCATCCTTTTCACACATCCTGGACGGAATCTTTGAAATACGTCACTGCTGTGATTTGTGGTTTAAAAAACTAGGTCAAGCCAGGTCCGTGTGGGTCAGTAGGTTGGGCGAGCTCCCGCAAACCGAAAGTTCAATTCCCGATAGGATTCCCAATTGAGGCACATGCCTTGGGTTACAGATTAGGTTCCTGGGATGGGGGACTTCGGACAATCGATGAATGTTTCTCACATCGGTGATCCcgcccactttctccctcccttcccctctctgtaaaaataaataaaatcttttttaaaaagctcaactGAAGCATTGTTTATTCTGAAGCTATTCCTGACCTTGGCTCATCCCCAGAATTCCTCTGAAGCTAAATTTTGCTCACCCTCAGTGCTGAtcattattcttccttttttttttttttttttttttttttttaagagaagaagaggcaccaatgtgtggttgcctctcgcaggccccaCACTGAGGAactggctgcaacccaggtatgtgccccaactgggaatcaaaccaacgaccctttggtttgcagcctgtgctcaatccactgagctacaccagccagggctgatcattATTCTTTTGTATCCAAACAATAGCCTGTATAGCCCCCCAACAAGAATTAAACTATTTTCCGTGTTTATCTGCCTGCCTCTTTTTGCTAGACTGACTTTCTGGAGGGTAAAGGTTGGGTCACATCCATCTCTATGCTCCCCAGGGGACAACAGAGTACCCGATGTTAAAACAGGAGCATTTAATAAATAGTACTATCATGTCCCCCtttctgcccccaacccccacaatcCTACTAACTCCTTTGGACCTTATAGCAggatagaaaatggagaagtgcTGTGTCATGCTGGCTAAGCATCTCAAGTTTTTTTGGTACTTATCATCCTACCTTGCAAAagtagtgatttttttatttgttttcccttaCCAGCCTGAGACTAAACAGTTATTTGTccattattcattttcttcttaaggaGGCAATGGAGACATAGATTTCAGAGCTTATTAGTGAATGATTAATGGTACATGCAAATTAAACCAACAACATACTGGCCTACTTCAGCCAAAAGAAAATTACCATTCATTGTATCTTACATGTGCCAGGTCCTGGGCTTATTTGTCTCATTTAAGAACCAAGAGTTATCCTGGCCCAGGAAAATGACAACACCTATCCCCATgggaatataaaaaatgaaatagcagGATAGAGTtctgaaaagagaagaaatctgTTGAATATTTGTATCTAACTAAATGATTGAGGAGTCTTTTTTAGAGGACAGTAGCAATTTCAGAAATGGGGGCAGagggtttttttccatttatccTTCTATAGGACTTGATATATGCCTCTACCTCCAGTTTTACAAATATGCCACTGTTTTGTCCTAACTTGTTCAGAAGTAGTCTGGGAagaattttacctgtttttttgaTCTTCATAGTACCAAGACCTAAAGTAATCGAATGGGAAGCTACTGCAAAGATCCAGACAAAAGAATTctcagtttggttcccagtcagggcacatgcctgggttttgggccaagtccccagtacaggacgtgtgagaggcaaccacacattgatatttctctcctcttccc
This Phyllostomus discolor isolate MPI-MPIP mPhyDis1 chromosome 5, mPhyDis1.pri.v3, whole genome shotgun sequence DNA region includes the following protein-coding sequences:
- the PRDX1 gene encoding peroxiredoxin-1, with the translated sequence MSSGNAKIGHPAPNFKATAVMPDGQFKDISLSDYKGKYVVFFFYPLDFTFVCPTEIIAFSDRAEEFKKLNCQVIGASVDSHFCHLAWVNTPRKQGGLGPMNIPLVSDPKRSIAQDYGVLKADEGISFRGLFIIDEKGILRQITVNDLPVGRSVDETLRLVQAFQFTDKHGEVCPAGWKPGSDTIKPDVQKSKEYFSKQK